From a region of the Hypanus sabinus isolate sHypSab1 chromosome 2, sHypSab1.hap1, whole genome shotgun sequence genome:
- the LOC132387233 gene encoding kelch-like protein 28 isoform X2: MDQSPQSYMLANLTHPHSEQLLQGLNLLRQHRELCDIVLRVGDVKIHAHKVVLASISPYFKAMFTGNLSENENSEVEFQCIDETALQAIVEYAYTGTIFISQDTVESLLPAANLLQIKLVLKECCTFLESQLDPGNCIGISRFAETYGCHDLYLAANKYICQNFEDVCKTEEFFELNHTELDEIISNDCLNVVTEESVFYALESWIKYDLQERQKYLAQLLHCVRLPLLSVKFLTRLYEANQLIRDEHTCKHLLNEALKYHFMPEHRFSHQTELLTRPRCAPKVLCAVGGKTGLFATLDSVEMYFPQTDSWTGLAPLSSPRYECGVAVVDQKLYVVGGIATHIQQGINYRKHENLVEGWNPETNKWTSVERMNECRSTLGVSVLAGELYAIGGYDGENYLQSVEKYIPKIKKWQPIAPMSKSRSCFAAAVLDGMIYAIGGYGPAHMNSVERYDPSKDSWEMVAPMADKRINFGVGAMLGFIFVVGGHNGVSHLQSVERYEPHQNQWTLCRPMNDPRTGVGAAIVDNYLYVVGGHSGSSYLNMVQRKHLKYHKFKLLIYPSLNYHAQDNGW; the protein is encoded by the exons ATGGACCAGTCCCCTCAGTCCTACATGCTTGCCAATCTGACACATCCGCATTCTGAACAGTTGCTGCAGGGATTAAATCTTCTTCGACAACATCGTGAACTTTGTGACATTGTCCTCAGGGTTGGTGATGTCAAGATCCATGCCCACAAGGTGGTGCTGGCTAGCATCAGCCCATACTTCAAAGCCATGTTTACCGGAAACCTTTCAGAGAATGAAAACTCTGAAGTTGAATTTCAGTGCATTGATGAGACTGCTTTGCAGGCCATTGTAGAGTATGCATACACAGGAACTATATTCATTTCGCAAGATACAGTAGAATCTCTCCTGCCAGCTGCAAACTTGCTTCAGATCAAACTTGTGCTAAAAGAATGTTGTACATTCCTTGAAAGTCAGCTTGATCCTGGCAATTGCATTGGTATTTCTCGGTTTGCTGAAACGTATGGTTGTCATGACTTGTACCTTGCTGCCAACAAGTACATCTGTCAGAATTTTGAAGATGTATGCAAGACTGAAGAATTTTTTGAATTAAACCACACAGAGTTGGATGAAATAATCTCGAATGACTGTCTGAATGTTGTGACGGAGGAATCTGTTTTTTATGCATTAGAGTCATGGATTAAATATGATCTGCAAGAAAGACAAAAATATTTAGCACAGCTGTTGCACTGTGTTCGACTGCCATTATTAAGTGTAAAATTTCTGACAAGATTATATGAAGCAAATCAGCTAATTCGTGATGAACATACTTGCAAGCACCTTCTAAATGAAGCCCTTAAATATCATTTTATGCCAGAGCACAGATTTTCCCATCAGACTGAGTTATTGACTCGACCACGTTGTGCCCCCAAAGTACTTTGTGCTGTCGGTGGAAAAACTGGATTGTTCGCAACATTAGACAG TGTGGAAATGTACTTCCCTCAgacagactcctggacaggtctGGCACCACTCAGTAGCCCACGCTATGAATGCGGAGTTGCTGTTGTTGATCAAAAACTTTATGTGGTAGGAGGAATTGCAACCCATATTCAACAAGGAATCAACTATCGAAAACATGAAAATTTGGTGGAAGGTTGGAATCCAGAGACCAACAAATGGACATCAGTAGAACGAATGAATGAATGCCGAAGCACTCTTGGAGTGTCTGTTTTAGCCGGTGAACTCTATGCAATAGGTGGTTATGATGGAGAAAATTATTTGCAATCTGTGGAAAAATACATTCCTAAAATCAAAAAATGGCAGCCCATTGCACCTATGTCAAAAAGTCGCagttgttttgcagctgcagttTTGGATGGCATGATATATGCTATAGGAGGATATGGTCCTGCCCACATGAACAG TGTGGAGCGTTATGATCCAAGCAAAGATTCCTGGGAGATGGTAGCTCCAATGGCTGATAAAAGAATTAACTTTGGCGTTGGTGCAATGCTTGGATTCATCTTTGTTGTTGGTGGACACAATGGTGTATCACACTTGCAAAGTGTTGAGAGATATGAACCCCATCAAAATCAGTGGACTTTGTGTAGACCAATGAATGATCCAAGAACAG GAGTTGGTGCGGCCATTGTAGATAATTACCTCTATGTGGTGGGAGGTCATTCAGGGTCATCGTACCTGAACATGGTACAGAG
- the LOC132387233 gene encoding kelch-like protein 28 isoform X1 — MDQSPQSYMLANLTHPHSEQLLQGLNLLRQHRELCDIVLRVGDVKIHAHKVVLASISPYFKAMFTGNLSENENSEVEFQCIDETALQAIVEYAYTGTIFISQDTVESLLPAANLLQIKLVLKECCTFLESQLDPGNCIGISRFAETYGCHDLYLAANKYICQNFEDVCKTEEFFELNHTELDEIISNDCLNVVTEESVFYALESWIKYDLQERQKYLAQLLHCVRLPLLSVKFLTRLYEANQLIRDEHTCKHLLNEALKYHFMPEHRFSHQTELLTRPRCAPKVLCAVGGKTGLFATLDSVEMYFPQTDSWTGLAPLSSPRYECGVAVVDQKLYVVGGIATHIQQGINYRKHENLVEGWNPETNKWTSVERMNECRSTLGVSVLAGELYAIGGYDGENYLQSVEKYIPKIKKWQPIAPMSKSRSCFAAAVLDGMIYAIGGYGPAHMNSVERYDPSKDSWEMVAPMADKRINFGVGAMLGFIFVVGGHNGVSHLQSVERYEPHQNQWTLCRPMNDPRTGVGAAIVDNYLYVVGGHSGSSYLNMVQRYDPTLDTWSDSTGMLSCRCNFGLAAF, encoded by the exons ATGGACCAGTCCCCTCAGTCCTACATGCTTGCCAATCTGACACATCCGCATTCTGAACAGTTGCTGCAGGGATTAAATCTTCTTCGACAACATCGTGAACTTTGTGACATTGTCCTCAGGGTTGGTGATGTCAAGATCCATGCCCACAAGGTGGTGCTGGCTAGCATCAGCCCATACTTCAAAGCCATGTTTACCGGAAACCTTTCAGAGAATGAAAACTCTGAAGTTGAATTTCAGTGCATTGATGAGACTGCTTTGCAGGCCATTGTAGAGTATGCATACACAGGAACTATATTCATTTCGCAAGATACAGTAGAATCTCTCCTGCCAGCTGCAAACTTGCTTCAGATCAAACTTGTGCTAAAAGAATGTTGTACATTCCTTGAAAGTCAGCTTGATCCTGGCAATTGCATTGGTATTTCTCGGTTTGCTGAAACGTATGGTTGTCATGACTTGTACCTTGCTGCCAACAAGTACATCTGTCAGAATTTTGAAGATGTATGCAAGACTGAAGAATTTTTTGAATTAAACCACACAGAGTTGGATGAAATAATCTCGAATGACTGTCTGAATGTTGTGACGGAGGAATCTGTTTTTTATGCATTAGAGTCATGGATTAAATATGATCTGCAAGAAAGACAAAAATATTTAGCACAGCTGTTGCACTGTGTTCGACTGCCATTATTAAGTGTAAAATTTCTGACAAGATTATATGAAGCAAATCAGCTAATTCGTGATGAACATACTTGCAAGCACCTTCTAAATGAAGCCCTTAAATATCATTTTATGCCAGAGCACAGATTTTCCCATCAGACTGAGTTATTGACTCGACCACGTTGTGCCCCCAAAGTACTTTGTGCTGTCGGTGGAAAAACTGGATTGTTCGCAACATTAGACAG TGTGGAAATGTACTTCCCTCAgacagactcctggacaggtctGGCACCACTCAGTAGCCCACGCTATGAATGCGGAGTTGCTGTTGTTGATCAAAAACTTTATGTGGTAGGAGGAATTGCAACCCATATTCAACAAGGAATCAACTATCGAAAACATGAAAATTTGGTGGAAGGTTGGAATCCAGAGACCAACAAATGGACATCAGTAGAACGAATGAATGAATGCCGAAGCACTCTTGGAGTGTCTGTTTTAGCCGGTGAACTCTATGCAATAGGTGGTTATGATGGAGAAAATTATTTGCAATCTGTGGAAAAATACATTCCTAAAATCAAAAAATGGCAGCCCATTGCACCTATGTCAAAAAGTCGCagttgttttgcagctgcagttTTGGATGGCATGATATATGCTATAGGAGGATATGGTCCTGCCCACATGAACAG TGTGGAGCGTTATGATCCAAGCAAAGATTCCTGGGAGATGGTAGCTCCAATGGCTGATAAAAGAATTAACTTTGGCGTTGGTGCAATGCTTGGATTCATCTTTGTTGTTGGTGGACACAATGGTGTATCACACTTGCAAAGTGTTGAGAGATATGAACCCCATCAAAATCAGTGGACTTTGTGTAGACCAATGAATGATCCAAGAACAG GAGTTGGTGCGGCCATTGTAGATAATTACCTCTATGTGGTGGGAGGTCATTCAGGGTCATCGTACCTGAACATGGTACAGAGGTATGACCCAACCCTAGATACTTGGTCAGATTCTACTGGTATGTTATCATGTCGGTGCAACTTTGGGCTGGCTGCATTTTGA